The Deltaproteobacteria bacterium genome window below encodes:
- the rpsD gene encoding 30S ribosomal protein S4: protein MARYTGPVCRLCRREDVQLFLKGDRCFSQKCAYERRPYPAGQHGQGRKRRPSDYGQQLREKQKVKRMYGLLEKQFRGYYYRAARMKGVTGENLLSLLERRLDNVVLRCGFGNSHAEARQLARHGHFTVNGKRVNIPSYLVKSGDIIEVREGSRTIQKIVDALGKVDRTSRPTWIELDKDNMRGKITALPARSDIAADIDEQLIVELYSK, encoded by the coding sequence ATGGCTCGCTATACCGGACCCGTTTGTCGTCTCTGCCGTCGTGAGGACGTGCAGTTGTTCCTGAAGGGCGATCGCTGCTTCTCCCAGAAGTGCGCCTACGAGCGTCGGCCGTACCCGGCCGGCCAGCACGGCCAAGGCCGCAAGCGCCGGCCGTCGGACTATGGCCAGCAGCTTCGCGAGAAGCAGAAGGTCAAGCGCATGTACGGCCTGCTCGAGAAGCAGTTCCGTGGCTACTACTACCGCGCGGCCCGCATGAAGGGCGTGACCGGCGAGAACCTGCTGTCGCTGCTCGAGCGTCGGCTCGACAACGTCGTGCTGCGCTGCGGCTTCGGCAACAGCCACGCCGAGGCCCGCCAGCTCGCGCGCCACGGTCACTTCACGGTGAACGGCAAGCGGGTCAACATCCCCAGCTACCTGGTGAAGTCGGGCGACATCATCGAGGTGCGCGAGGGCAGCCGCACGATCCAGAAGATCGTCGACGCCCTCGGCAAGGTCGACCGCACCTCGCGGCCGACCTGGATCGAACTCGACAAGGACAACATGCGCGGGAAGATCACCGCGCTCCCGGCTCGCTCCGACATCGCGGCCGACATCGACGAGCAGCTGATCGTCGAGCTCTACAGCAAGTGA
- a CDS encoding flagellar biosynthetic protein FliQ: protein MTDGVALVHDGFALLLAIAIPLVAAAVVGVLLAVLATRTLGIADPAVGAVARALAVFAALAVFGATWATQLHDFTATAWQQLAALGRGP, encoded by the coding sequence ATGACCGACGGCGTCGCGTTGGTGCACGACGGCTTCGCGCTGCTGCTGGCGATCGCGATCCCGCTGGTGGCGGCGGCGGTGGTCGGGGTCTTGCTCGCCGTGCTGGCCACGCGCACGCTCGGCATCGCCGATCCCGCGGTCGGAGCGGTCGCGCGGGCGCTGGCGGTGTTCGCCGCACTGGCGGTCTTCGGTGCGACCTGGGCCACGCAGCTGCACGACTTCACGGCGACGGCGTGGCAGCAGCTCGCCGCGCTCGGGCGCGGACCATGA
- a CDS encoding RCC1 repeat-containing protein, whose protein sequence is MLPQAPRLRWADLLPRASAVVFAVLAWTLAAACDTRDPEHHGGTVTPVGGGGGSSRPRGPVVEIAVGVDHVCARHQGGQVRCWGGGGNGQLGHGLREDSLTAVEVRGIEDAEQLVAGDGFTCVRRHPGTVACWGRNDLGQLGDGEGGPGRSNASAPVVAKGLGDAVSLVAGRRHVCALRRNASVVCWGDNRSGQLATAGRTAWVAPVAVQGLGDVTALAAGDAHTCALRKQGGVLCFGRNDRMQLGSAGGDGSRPRAVANTAGAKAIAAGAQHTCVITAGNQVACWGDDSSGQIDGQRGGTSSTPKGPNVVNVAELAAGDGHTCARLTTGRVQCWGANDDGQLGDGTTDVREAPVAVLRMAGIGDIAAGGDSTCALTRPGRVACWGRNDHGMLGGGTAGAAEGRAPVVALDDVDRVVTGLDFACALTRGKVACWGANAVGQLGNGGSDDAHAPTTLASLSNVISLGAGWQHACAVTNDGAVWCWGADDGGQLGDGKHAGRRVPGRVAGINDAVEVAGGRAHTCVRRRGGAVSCWGDGQFGQVGAVVLDRPAGITDVPNLRDAIQIAAGGEHSCAVRASGRVACWGHNHFGQLGNGPPSKELGTPQPNPVAVVRVEDAVEVEAGEVHSCARRRSGAIACWGHNDRGQLGAGIEGTWTTRVPVKDITDAIALSGGVAHICVARSSGAVACWGTNADGQLGREAGGIQRVPVGVGGVDGAREIAAGGSISCARRSAGDVVCWGERDHGALGDGALGFSASPIAVASL, encoded by the coding sequence ATGCTTCCCCAGGCGCCGCGGCTTCGTTGGGCCGATCTCCTGCCGCGCGCGAGCGCCGTCGTGTTCGCGGTGCTCGCGTGGACCCTCGCCGCCGCCTGCGACACCCGCGACCCCGAGCACCACGGCGGCACCGTGACGCCGGTCGGTGGTGGCGGAGGCTCGTCACGCCCGCGCGGCCCGGTCGTCGAGATCGCGGTCGGTGTGGATCACGTGTGCGCGCGTCACCAGGGCGGCCAGGTTCGCTGCTGGGGCGGCGGCGGCAACGGTCAGCTCGGGCACGGACTGCGCGAGGACAGCCTCACCGCGGTCGAGGTGCGCGGCATCGAGGATGCCGAGCAGCTGGTCGCCGGCGACGGCTTCACCTGCGTGCGGCGCCACCCCGGCACGGTCGCGTGTTGGGGCCGCAATGATCTCGGACAGCTCGGTGATGGCGAGGGCGGACCCGGTCGCAGCAACGCCAGCGCACCGGTGGTCGCCAAAGGCCTCGGCGATGCCGTCTCGCTGGTCGCGGGCCGTCGCCACGTGTGCGCGCTGCGTCGCAACGCGAGTGTGGTGTGCTGGGGCGACAACCGCTCGGGCCAGCTCGCCACCGCCGGGCGCACCGCCTGGGTTGCACCGGTGGCGGTGCAGGGCCTCGGCGACGTGACGGCGCTGGCCGCCGGTGACGCGCACACCTGCGCGCTGCGCAAGCAGGGCGGCGTGCTGTGCTTCGGCCGCAACGATCGCATGCAGCTCGGCAGTGCCGGTGGTGATGGTTCGCGGCCGCGCGCGGTTGCCAACACCGCCGGAGCCAAGGCCATCGCCGCCGGTGCGCAGCACACCTGCGTGATCACGGCCGGCAACCAGGTGGCGTGCTGGGGTGACGACAGCTCGGGGCAGATCGATGGTCAGCGCGGCGGCACCAGCAGCACGCCCAAGGGCCCGAACGTCGTCAACGTCGCCGAGCTCGCAGCCGGCGACGGCCACACCTGCGCGCGACTGACCACCGGTCGCGTGCAGTGTTGGGGTGCCAACGACGACGGCCAGCTGGGCGACGGCACCACCGACGTGCGCGAGGCCCCGGTCGCGGTGCTGCGCATGGCCGGGATCGGAGACATCGCCGCCGGCGGTGACAGCACCTGCGCGCTCACGCGTCCCGGTCGCGTCGCGTGCTGGGGCCGTAACGACCACGGCATGCTCGGCGGCGGCACGGCCGGTGCGGCCGAGGGCCGCGCGCCGGTGGTCGCGCTCGACGACGTCGATCGCGTGGTGACCGGGCTCGACTTCGCATGCGCGCTCACGCGGGGCAAGGTCGCGTGCTGGGGCGCCAACGCGGTCGGCCAGCTCGGCAACGGCGGCAGCGACGACGCCCACGCCCCGACCACGCTCGCATCGCTGTCGAACGTGATCTCGCTGGGCGCCGGGTGGCAACACGCGTGCGCCGTCACCAACGACGGCGCAGTGTGGTGCTGGGGCGCCGACGACGGCGGTCAGCTCGGCGATGGCAAGCACGCCGGCCGCCGCGTGCCGGGGCGCGTGGCCGGCATCAACGACGCCGTCGAGGTCGCCGGTGGCCGTGCGCACACCTGTGTACGACGACGTGGCGGTGCGGTGTCGTGCTGGGGCGACGGCCAGTTCGGCCAGGTCGGTGCGGTCGTGCTCGATCGCCCCGCAGGCATCACCGATGTGCCCAACCTCCGCGATGCGATCCAGATCGCCGCGGGCGGCGAGCACAGCTGCGCGGTGCGGGCGTCGGGTCGCGTCGCGTGCTGGGGGCACAATCACTTCGGCCAGCTCGGCAATGGCCCGCCGTCGAAGGAGCTCGGCACGCCGCAGCCCAACCCGGTCGCGGTCGTGCGGGTCGAGGACGCGGTCGAGGTCGAGGCCGGCGAGGTCCACTCGTGCGCGCGTCGACGCAGCGGAGCGATCGCGTGCTGGGGGCACAACGATCGCGGCCAGCTCGGTGCGGGCATCGAGGGCACATGGACCACGCGCGTGCCGGTGAAGGACATCACCGACGCGATCGCGCTGTCGGGCGGCGTCGCGCACATCTGCGTCGCGCGGAGCAGCGGCGCAGTGGCCTGCTGGGGCACCAACGCCGACGGCCAGCTGGGCCGCGAGGCCGGTGGCATCCAGCGCGTGCCCGTCGGTGTGGGCGGCGTCGATGGGGCCCGCGAGATCGCGGCCGGGGGCAGCATCAGCTGCGCGCGCCGCAGCGCGGGCGACGTGGTCTGTTGGGGCGAGCGGGACCACGGCGCGCTCGGTGACGGCGCGCTGGGCTTCTCCGCGAGTCCCATCGCGGTCGCGAGCCTGTGA
- a CDS encoding DUF4388 domain-containing protein, which yields MDAEVLIVGDPSSRAGVVGQVASLGYAAAAIGPELAAAALESSAPRMIVVFLDDIDPPVFMAALRRLHRGAAIPVTLCGRPADSGFDLADVLELGADHFIEEPITDDALLAALEALAGPPLRRTIEPSPIAPVEPVATAAEASGSWPTRTEVIEETGPVRVLPAATDESQMSGQLHRAFGILDARRRSPQERSAVGDSTDDLDLADLGLDDVPLPEHDDGIDPGESHDRLEVAQLHVLVPGTDVHGLEIASPLRPPKGPRETTVLLEDASPVGPRTPTGNRYAPPDGVTGEVRERTSPQVSVTSEFADRPRRRVPLPLERQGDLATVEVPRLLSRLHRAAFTGKLTLAAARVEKSVWFESGVIVFARSSAGHDRLLDGLLRSGLLTRSQYAEARRMTEADGRRAGQVLVEAGLLKQAELLDALQDHLARIVDSTMPWREGVWSLEPDERCEEPIQMTTPTAVLLVEGIRQRMEPTRLLGLLGGPGAHPQLRDEAWSRPSALHDLAEGLQLSASEEAWLERLDGRSSLSQLLSDPAADEGELLAAVYALHVLELLDLPGEPIPAPRVHDDPVAIDRRRIEARLALAREADYFALLGLERDATRADVRVAWADLDRTFGEARLEPATLQELAAELAELRAALAEARDVLAHDMLRNAYLSQLEEP from the coding sequence GTGGACGCAGAGGTGCTCATCGTCGGTGATCCGAGCAGCCGCGCGGGCGTGGTCGGGCAGGTCGCGTCGCTCGGTTATGCCGCGGCTGCGATCGGGCCCGAGCTCGCGGCCGCGGCGCTCGAGTCGAGTGCGCCGCGCATGATCGTCGTGTTCCTCGACGACATCGATCCGCCGGTGTTCATGGCGGCGCTGCGCCGGCTCCACCGCGGCGCGGCGATCCCAGTGACGCTGTGCGGCCGCCCGGCCGACTCGGGCTTCGACCTCGCCGACGTGCTGGAGCTCGGCGCCGATCATTTCATCGAGGAGCCGATCACCGACGACGCGCTGCTCGCTGCACTCGAGGCGCTCGCGGGGCCGCCGCTGCGGCGCACGATCGAACCCAGCCCCATCGCGCCGGTCGAGCCGGTCGCAACGGCGGCGGAGGCGAGCGGCTCGTGGCCGACGCGCACCGAGGTCATCGAAGAGACCGGTCCGGTGCGGGTGCTGCCGGCGGCGACCGACGAGTCGCAGATGAGTGGCCAGCTGCACCGCGCGTTCGGCATCCTCGACGCGCGTCGGCGTTCGCCGCAGGAGCGCAGCGCGGTCGGTGACTCCACCGACGATCTCGATCTCGCCGATCTCGGCCTCGACGACGTGCCGCTGCCGGAGCACGACGACGGCATCGATCCCGGCGAGTCCCACGACCGCCTCGAGGTCGCGCAGCTGCACGTGTTGGTGCCCGGCACCGACGTCCACGGGCTCGAGATTGCCTCGCCGTTGCGGCCACCCAAGGGCCCGCGCGAGACCACCGTGCTGCTCGAGGACGCGAGCCCGGTCGGTCCTCGCACGCCCACCGGCAACCGCTACGCGCCGCCCGATGGCGTCACCGGCGAGGTCCGCGAGCGCACCTCGCCGCAGGTCTCGGTCACCTCGGAGTTCGCCGATCGCCCGCGGCGTCGCGTGCCATTGCCGCTCGAACGCCAGGGTGACCTCGCGACCGTCGAGGTGCCGCGACTGCTCAGCCGCCTGCACCGGGCCGCATTCACCGGCAAGCTGACGCTGGCGGCGGCGCGGGTCGAGAAGAGCGTGTGGTTCGAGTCGGGCGTCATCGTCTTCGCGCGCTCGAGCGCGGGCCATGATCGCCTGCTCGATGGTCTGCTGCGCTCGGGTCTGCTGACGCGCTCGCAGTACGCCGAGGCGCGGCGCATGACCGAGGCCGACGGTCGTCGTGCCGGCCAGGTGCTGGTCGAGGCTGGGCTGCTCAAGCAGGCCGAGCTGCTCGACGCGCTGCAGGATCACCTCGCACGCATCGTCGACTCGACGATGCCGTGGCGCGAGGGGGTGTGGTCGCTCGAGCCCGACGAGCGCTGCGAGGAGCCGATCCAGATGACCACGCCGACCGCCGTGTTGCTGGTCGAGGGCATCCGCCAGCGCATGGAGCCGACGCGGCTGCTGGGCTTGCTCGGCGGTCCCGGGGCCCACCCGCAGCTGCGCGACGAGGCGTGGTCGCGACCGTCGGCGCTGCACGACCTGGCCGAGGGCCTGCAGCTCTCGGCCAGCGAAGAGGCATGGCTCGAGCGGCTCGATGGGCGCAGCAGCTTGTCGCAGCTGCTGTCCGATCCGGCCGCCGACGAGGGTGAGCTGTTGGCGGCGGTCTACGCCCTGCACGTGCTCGAGCTGCTGGATCTGCCCGGCGAGCCGATCCCGGCGCCGCGCGTGCACGACGATCCGGTCGCGATCGATCGTCGACGCATCGAGGCGCGGCTGGCCCTCGCGCGGGAGGCCGACTACTTCGCCCTGCTCGGGCTCGAGCGCGATGCCACGCGCGCCGACGTCCGCGTTGCGTGGGCCGATCTCGATCGCACGTTCGGCGAGGCGCGGCTCGAGCCCGCGACCTTGCAAGAGCTCGCGGCCGAGCTCGCCGAGCTCCGCGCGGCGCTGGCCGAGGCCCGCGACGTGCTCGCGCACGACATGCTGCGCAACGCCTACCTCTCCCAGCTGGAGGAGCCATGA
- a CDS encoding flagellar biosynthetic protein FliO, which produces MLFASSSAQVLIEIGLVLGVLAGVLGWLGRRAKSADPSVLRTIRLSPQHAVYVVAVEDRRLLLGVGQGSAPTLLCDLGDRIKAVRNDATRADAGPRAGGDAFVAGASRGRGGWDHGA; this is translated from the coding sequence ATGCTGTTCGCGTCGTCGTCCGCCCAGGTGTTGATCGAGATCGGGCTCGTACTCGGCGTGCTCGCGGGCGTGCTGGGCTGGCTCGGACGCCGCGCCAAATCGGCTGATCCGAGCGTGCTGCGGACCATCCGCCTGTCGCCGCAACACGCGGTCTACGTGGTCGCTGTCGAGGATCGCCGGCTGCTGCTCGGGGTCGGGCAGGGCTCGGCACCGACGTTGCTGTGCGACCTCGGTGACCGCATCAAGGCCGTGCGCAACGACGCGACCCGTGCGGACGCGGGGCCGCGCGCCGGGGGAGATGCGTTCGTGGCCGGGGCCAGCCGCGGTCGCGGGGGCTGGGACCACGGTGCCTGA
- the priA gene encoding primosomal protein N', translating to MTSRLVSVAVAVALDNAFTYAVPEHLELPPAGARVLVPLGARVLVGVVRAETAAPVAKGLKALLDVLDPEEPALTPALLQLCEWLSDYYLAPIGEVYRLALPGMLTHADARVVAITDTGRLALDAAGPLLGGTELQASERALLEAVAHSGATGLPMSKLVRTLKRGGASRVLGALEARGLVTAGWAQDDELRTETWVRRTDALRDGSGEDELQRVIGRSKQRRALLDELERRTDDDAGWVALGELRGPFPRVRELLPPLVGAQLVELDERARTLDPFAQTEPAAALPQTPTADQAQALTYLHGLLARGGFESVLLQGITGSGKTEVYLQLIASVRAQRRGAIVLVPEIALTPQLADRFRARFGDEVAVLHSGLTPRQRLDAWQQIRRGLRPIVIGARSAVFAPLPSLGVIVVDEEHDASFKQEDGVRYHGRDVALVRAKAAGVPVVLGSATPSLESYALAQAGRHHWLHLRQRPTPRPLPSVEVVPLSVHRPDPESLMTARLRQSIAECAGAGEQAIVFLNRRGFTTTLVCDQCGSFQQCPDCSAPSMTYHLQRHRLMCHLCGHIEATPDRCSSCGWHELSHGGVGTERVESALARELPGIRVLRLDRDATRGRALFDTLARFRAREADVLVGTQMLSKGHDFPGVTLVGILQGDHGLALPDVRAAERTFQLLTQVAGRAGRGDRPGRVIIQAWAVDHPAIACAQRHDVDGFAALELEQRRRLDNPPHGHLALVRVSGLGAAAVQARARALGQLASERIARLPSPDLVRLLGPVPSPIERIDRRTRWQLLLRARERSPLRWVLQALRPRLGAEGSGATQTHAFVDVDPYSML from the coding sequence GTGACTTCGCGGCTGGTGTCGGTCGCCGTCGCGGTCGCGCTCGACAACGCGTTCACCTACGCGGTGCCCGAGCACCTCGAGCTCCCGCCGGCGGGCGCCCGCGTGCTGGTGCCGCTGGGCGCCCGCGTGCTCGTCGGAGTCGTGCGGGCCGAGACGGCCGCGCCGGTCGCGAAGGGTCTGAAGGCGCTGCTCGACGTGCTCGACCCCGAGGAGCCCGCGCTCACGCCGGCGCTGCTTCAGCTGTGCGAGTGGCTGTCGGACTACTACCTCGCGCCGATCGGCGAGGTCTATCGACTCGCGCTGCCGGGCATGCTCACCCACGCCGACGCGCGCGTGGTCGCGATCACCGACACTGGACGCCTCGCGCTCGATGCCGCGGGGCCCTTGCTCGGCGGCACCGAGCTACAGGCCAGCGAGCGCGCGCTGCTCGAGGCCGTGGCGCACAGCGGCGCGACCGGCCTGCCGATGTCGAAGCTGGTCCGCACGCTCAAGCGCGGCGGCGCGTCGCGGGTGCTCGGCGCCCTCGAGGCCCGCGGGCTGGTCACCGCAGGTTGGGCCCAGGACGACGAGCTGCGCACGGAGACGTGGGTGCGGCGCACCGACGCGCTGCGCGACGGTAGCGGCGAGGACGAGCTGCAGCGTGTGATCGGTCGCTCGAAGCAGCGCCGTGCCCTGCTCGACGAGCTCGAGCGCCGCACCGACGACGACGCCGGCTGGGTCGCGTTGGGCGAGCTGCGGGGGCCGTTCCCGCGGGTGCGCGAGCTGCTGCCGCCGCTGGTCGGCGCGCAGCTGGTCGAGCTCGACGAGCGCGCGCGAACCCTCGACCCGTTCGCGCAGACCGAGCCGGCGGCCGCATTGCCACAGACGCCGACGGCCGATCAAGCGCAGGCGCTGACGTACCTGCACGGCTTGCTGGCACGCGGTGGCTTCGAGTCGGTGCTGCTGCAGGGCATCACCGGCAGCGGCAAGACCGAGGTCTACCTGCAGCTCATCGCTAGCGTGCGGGCACAACGGCGGGGCGCGATCGTGCTGGTGCCGGAGATCGCCCTCACGCCCCAGCTCGCCGATCGCTTCCGGGCCCGCTTCGGCGACGAGGTCGCGGTGCTGCACAGCGGCCTCACGCCGCGCCAGCGGCTGGACGCGTGGCAGCAGATCCGCCGCGGCCTGCGTCCGATCGTGATCGGCGCGCGCTCGGCCGTGTTCGCACCGTTGCCCTCGCTGGGGGTGATCGTGGTCGACGAGGAGCACGACGCCTCGTTCAAGCAGGAGGACGGCGTGCGCTACCACGGGCGCGACGTCGCGCTGGTGCGGGCCAAGGCCGCGGGGGTGCCGGTCGTGCTCGGGTCGGCGACGCCCTCGCTCGAGAGCTACGCGCTGGCCCAAGCCGGTCGCCACCACTGGCTGCACCTGCGGCAGCGGCCCACGCCGCGGCCGCTGCCGAGCGTCGAGGTGGTGCCGCTGTCGGTGCATCGGCCCGATCCCGAGTCGCTGATGACGGCGCGCCTGCGGCAGAGCATTGCCGAGTGCGCGGGTGCGGGCGAGCAGGCGATCGTGTTCCTCAACCGTCGCGGCTTCACCACCACCTTGGTGTGCGATCAGTGCGGCTCGTTCCAGCAGTGCCCCGACTGCAGCGCGCCGTCGATGACGTATCACCTGCAGCGGCACCGGCTCATGTGCCACCTGTGCGGCCACATCGAGGCGACGCCCGATCGCTGCTCGTCGTGCGGCTGGCACGAGCTCTCCCACGGTGGCGTGGGCACCGAGCGGGTCGAGTCGGCGCTCGCACGCGAGCTGCCCGGCATCCGCGTGCTGCGGCTCGATCGCGATGCGACCCGCGGCCGCGCGCTGTTCGACACGCTGGCGCGCTTCCGGGCCCGCGAGGCCGACGTGTTGGTCGGCACCCAGATGCTCTCGAAGGGGCACGACTTCCCCGGCGTGACGCTGGTCGGCATCCTCCAAGGCGATCACGGGCTCGCGCTGCCCGACGTCCGTGCGGCCGAGCGCACCTTCCAGCTGCTCACGCAGGTCGCCGGACGGGCCGGGCGCGGCGATCGACCCGGGCGCGTCATCATCCAGGCGTGGGCGGTCGATCACCCCGCCATCGCGTGCGCGCAGCGTCACGACGTCGACGGCTTCGCCGCACTCGAGCTCGAGCAGCGGCGGCGGCTCGACAACCCGCCCCACGGTCACCTGGCGTTGGTGCGCGTGAGCGGGCTCGGCGCGGCGGCGGTGCAGGCCCGCGCGCGCGCGCTCGGACAGCTGGCGAGCGAGCGCATCGCTCGGTTGCCGAGCCCCGACCTCGTGCGTCTGCTGGGCCCGGTGCCGTCGCCGATCGAGCGCATCGACCGACGCACCCGCTGGCAGCTGCTGCTGCGCGCGCGTGAGCGCTCGCCGCTGCGGTGGGTGCTGCAGGCCCTGCGGCCGCGGCTCGGTGCCGAGGGCAGCGGCGCGACGCAGACCCACGCGTTCGTCGACGTCGATCCGTACAGCATGCTGTAG
- a CDS encoding DNA-directed RNA polymerase subunit alpha, protein MQDTNTIARNWRDLIRPKKLEVEGESLTDGYGKFTCEPLERGYGITLANSLRRVLLSSLQGAAITTVRIEGALHEFTTIEGVVEDVTDIILNVKALRLRMDDSTPRTLTIDKQGEGEVKASDIQCPTGVTVLDGEQHLATLSKGGHLRMELTCEMGRGYATADQNKREGMPIGVIPIDSLFSPIQKVNYRVTNARVGQRTDYDRLVLEVWTDGSVRPDDAVAFAAKILKEQLSIFINREEIEEATTAEPTEEDKLNEYLWRSVDELELSVRSANCLQNANIHYIGDLVQKTEPEMLKTKNFGRKSLKEIKEILAQMGLTLGMKIPNWQGPPPAREDA, encoded by the coding sequence ATGCAGGACACCAACACCATCGCCCGCAACTGGCGCGACCTCATTCGCCCGAAGAAGCTCGAGGTCGAGGGCGAGAGCCTCACCGACGGCTACGGCAAGTTCACGTGTGAGCCGCTCGAGCGCGGCTACGGCATCACGCTGGCGAACAGCCTGCGTCGGGTGCTGTTGTCGTCGCTGCAGGGCGCCGCCATCACCACCGTGCGGATCGAGGGCGCGCTCCACGAGTTCACGACCATCGAGGGTGTGGTCGAGGACGTCACCGACATCATCTTGAACGTCAAGGCGCTGCGCCTGCGGATGGACGACTCCACGCCGCGCACGCTCACGATCGACAAGCAGGGTGAGGGTGAGGTCAAGGCCTCGGACATCCAGTGCCCGACCGGCGTGACCGTGCTCGACGGCGAGCAGCACCTCGCGACGCTGTCCAAGGGTGGCCACCTGCGGATGGAGCTCACCTGCGAGATGGGTCGTGGCTACGCCACCGCCGACCAGAACAAGCGCGAGGGCATGCCCATCGGCGTGATTCCGATCGACAGCCTGTTCTCGCCGATCCAGAAGGTGAACTACCGCGTCACGAACGCCCGCGTCGGTCAGCGCACCGACTACGACCGTCTCGTGCTCGAGGTGTGGACCGACGGTTCGGTGCGCCCCGACGACGCGGTGGCGTTCGCCGCGAAGATCCTCAAGGAGCAGCTCTCGATCTTCATCAATCGCGAGGAGATCGAAGAGGCGACCACCGCCGAGCCGACCGAGGAGGACAAGCTCAACGAGTACCTCTGGCGCTCGGTCGACGAGCTCGAGCTCTCGGTGCGCTCGGCCAACTGCCTGCAGAACGCGAACATCCACTACATCGGTGACTTGGTGCAGAAGACCGAGCCCGAGATGCTCAAGACCAAGAACTTCGGTCGCAAGTCCTTGAAGGAAATCAAGGAAATCCTCGCGCAGATGGGCTTGACGCTGGGCATGAAGATCCCCAACTGGCAGGGCCCGCCGCCGGCCCGCGAAGACGCTTAG
- the rplQ gene encoding 50S ribosomal protein L17: MRHRDAGRKFGRNSTHRNAMFRNMATSLVEHGRITTTEPKAKELRRFVEKVITRSIGVHELVAKPVDSRTKAEQAQVVHAIRMAGRLVRTREALSKLFNEVAPRFKDRPGGYTRIIRTAPRPGDGAPMAIIELV, encoded by the coding sequence ATGCGACATCGCGACGCTGGCCGCAAGTTCGGCCGAAACAGCACCCACCGCAACGCCATGTTCCGCAACATGGCGACCTCGCTCGTCGAGCACGGGCGAATCACCACCACCGAGCCCAAGGCCAAGGAGCTGCGGCGCTTCGTCGAGAAGGTGATCACCCGCAGCATCGGCGTCCACGAGCTCGTGGCCAAGCCGGTCGACTCGCGCACCAAGGCAGAGCAAGCCCAGGTCGTGCACGCGATCCGCATGGCCGGCCGCCTGGTCCGCACCCGTGAGGCGCTGAGCAAGCTCTTCAACGAGGTCGCGCCGCGCTTCAAGGACCGGCCCGGCGGGTACACCCGCATCATCCGCACCGCGCCCCGTCCGGGCGATGGCGCGCCGATGGCGATCATCGAGCTCGTCTAG
- a CDS encoding methionyl-tRNA formyltransferase: protein MKLRAVFMGSPEFALPSLREVAARCDLRAVVCQPDRPAGRGRAVTQPAVKQAALALDVPILQPTKMKDGTLRDALAEHRPELAIVVAFGRILPTDLLTLPTYGCLNVHASLLPRWRGAAPIQRAILAGDRETGVSIMQMDAGLDTGAVHRVVRCAIDPYETQGELFARLAELGAAALGEFLAAFPDVPTPTPQPDAGVVLAPPLRKEEGRIDWTRGVTALVDHVRGMDPWPTAACVRGSDELKLFAARTSTRSRDDAAPGAVLAVDAAGLHVAVGDGVLCVGELQPAGKRRMPARAYAAGRPFAPGERLD from the coding sequence ATGAAGTTGCGCGCGGTGTTCATGGGGTCGCCCGAGTTCGCGCTGCCGAGCCTGCGGGAGGTCGCGGCGCGCTGCGACCTGCGGGCGGTGGTATGCCAGCCGGATCGCCCGGCGGGGCGCGGGCGCGCGGTCACGCAGCCCGCGGTCAAGCAGGCCGCGCTCGCGCTCGACGTGCCGATCCTGCAACCGACCAAGATGAAGGACGGCACGCTGCGGGACGCACTCGCCGAGCATCGCCCCGAACTCGCGATCGTGGTCGCGTTCGGCCGCATCCTGCCGACCGACCTGCTGACGCTCCCGACGTACGGCTGCCTCAACGTGCACGCGTCGCTGTTGCCGCGCTGGCGCGGCGCCGCGCCGATCCAGCGGGCGATCCTCGCCGGTGACCGCGAGACCGGCGTGAGCATCATGCAGATGGATGCCGGGCTCGACACCGGCGCGGTGCACCGCGTGGTCCGCTGCGCGATCGATCCCTACGAGACTCAAGGCGAGCTGTTCGCCCGGCTCGCCGAGCTCGGTGCGGCCGCGCTGGGCGAGTTCCTCGCGGCCTTCCCCGACGTGCCCACACCGACCCCGCAACCCGACGCCGGCGTGGTGCTGGCGCCGCCGCTGCGCAAGGAGGAGGGCCGCATCGACTGGACCCGCGGGGTCACGGCGCTCGTCGACCACGTGCGCGGGATGGACCCGTGGCCGACGGCCGCGTGTGTGCGTGGCAGCGACGAGCTCAAGCTGTTCGCGGCGCGGACGTCGACGCGCAGCCGTGACGACGCTGCGCCCGGGGCCGTGCTGGCGGTCGATGCCGCGGGCCTGCACGTCGCGGTCGGCGACGGCGTGCTGTGCGTCGGCGAGCTGCAGCCGGCCGGCAAGCGCCGCATGCCCGCGCGCGCCTACGCGGCCGGGCGACCATTCGCGCCCGGCGAGCGCCTGGACTAG